GGCTCCTGTTGCTCAAATTCTTCTTCACATAATATTGCATCTGCAAAAGGATCCACTAAATCTCCTTGACACccaaaatcaaccttcaaatgtTTATCAGAGTCATcatttgtttccttaacatgATCCTCTTTAGATTTATGATCAACATGGATATCACCAGATTCCAGCACATAATCCTCTTGGGATTTCGGGTCAACACCCTCAAAATTCTTAAGATCCTTTGGAAAATCACGAACTGCGTAAAACTTATGCCTCCTTAACTTGGTCATATCACATTCTCTCGTTTTTAACTTGTCGACCAGGTCAACACAAGCTCCATCCTCCACTTGAGCATTCTGTTTACGCGTATCCACAACCTTAATCAAGTCTACATGCTCAGTGCTTCCACACTCAATAGATTCGATTCGAGCAATTCTTTTACCATCCCTCAGATCCTCTGGCATCTGAATACCTAATTCTGCACCTGCCTTTTGTTCAGAAATAACAATTGGCTCAAACTTCATAGCTTGAACACTAGAGGATATGATATTCTTTTCACCATACACTAATTTTTCCCCAACCTCAGCATCCGGCTCGTGAGACCCTATAGATTCAGTTTCTTGTTCAACATCAATATCTTCCTTAGTTTTCTCTATAACACGTTTAGCAAATCGCGTAAAACCCTCTGGAAAACTGCGCATTGCGAATACCTTTGGCCGCTTAAACATGGGCATTGAACAAGATGGGGAAATTTTAGCATATGGCTTCTGTACTACTGCTTTCAAATTCTCCATTCTCAACTGCTCATTTGAAAACCCTATTCAGAGTTTATGCAAAAGTTGTTCCCATAACAAGAAAAAAGCAGAAAGATCAAAACTTTAGCTTCATCCAGGGGAGAACAGTCTATCAAGAAAATGAAACCCTAACATTCAGAAAAATTGTAAATGAACTAAAAGAGTTACAGTAATCCAGCCCAAATTCAGAATTTTAAATCTGAAACTTAAAGCAAATCTTaattaaaaataccaatttcaacCAGCAATATCAAGATAAAAACTTGTCATTAATTCATAAAATCATTTTATACAACAGAAACGGTGAAACAATATGTGCTAAAAACTTACCAGCACCAGGTGTAAGTATTTACCCCAACCTATCTGACTCCCGCCCGA
The DNA window shown above is from Nicotiana tomentosiformis chromosome 8, ASM39032v3, whole genome shotgun sequence and carries:
- the LOC104121623 gene encoding uncharacterized protein, with the translated sequence MENLKAVVQKPYAKISPSCSMPMFKRPKVFAMRSFPEGFTRFAKRVIEKTKEDIDVEQETESIGSHEPDAEVGEKLVYGEKNIISSSVQAMKFEPIVISEQKAGAELGIQMPEDLRDGKRIARIESIECGSTEHVDLIKVVDTRKQNAQVEDGACVDLVDKLKTRECDMTKLRRHKFYAVRDFPKDLKNFEGVDPKSQEDYVLESGDIHVDHKSKEDHVKETNDDSDKHLKVDFGCQGDLVDPFADAILCEEEFEQQEPVVPIDLEEVIQLDVDLELNEAFEDEDTIGQFECEEHGNNRYAMAQNVPLVKTASEDAKKFQLLNGLCTSEVNPFGFSKRRKVFGVRDFPDAFKILKSHKEASGEKSGSPSS